From Ruminococcus sp. HUN007, a single genomic window includes:
- a CDS encoding WYL domain-containing protein has protein sequence MNDVKTVTNRLKILYLYKILLEKTDNNHYISMPEIISQLSLYGISAARKALYDDIEALKTYGLDVQQLKGNTSGYYVASREFELPELKLLADAVTSSRFLTEKKSNELLKKIEGLASVHEAKQIHRQVFVSNRAKAMNERIYINVDTIHRAIAEGKKISFKYFDYDLEKKKKYRDGLRVCSPYALSWTDERYYLIAHYEKYTSISNFRVDRMESVKILEEDIVPKPSDFSIAEYMNSSFSMFSGESRDVKLRFDNKLINTVIDRFGKDVSLIPDGNEHFTVHVKVKAEAPFFAWLFQFGSKAKIVEPASLKEKYRIQIEDVLNTL, from the coding sequence ATGAATGACGTCAAAACTGTAACTAACCGATTAAAAATTCTTTATCTTTATAAGATCCTTCTTGAAAAGACGGACAATAACCATTATATATCGATGCCAGAGATAATCAGTCAGCTCAGTCTTTACGGAATATCAGCTGCACGAAAAGCTCTTTATGACGATATTGAAGCTTTGAAGACTTATGGCCTTGATGTTCAGCAGCTCAAAGGAAACACTTCCGGTTACTACGTAGCAAGCCGTGAATTTGAACTTCCGGAGTTAAAACTTCTTGCAGATGCAGTTACCTCTTCCCGCTTCCTGACCGAAAAGAAATCGAATGAACTGCTCAAGAAGATCGAAGGCCTTGCAAGTGTACACGAAGCAAAGCAGATCCATCGTCAGGTGTTCGTATCCAACAGAGCCAAAGCAATGAATGAACGTATCTATATTAATGTTGATACTATTCATCGTGCAATAGCTGAAGGAAAGAAAATCTCCTTCAAATATTTTGACTACGATCTTGAAAAGAAGAAAAAATACCGTGACGGACTTCGCGTCTGTTCCCCGTATGCTCTCAGCTGGACAGATGAACGCTACTATCTTATCGCACACTATGAGAAGTATACTTCAATATCAAATTTCCGTGTGGACAGAATGGAAAGTGTAAAGATTCTTGAAGAAGATATCGTACCTAAGCCTTCGGATTTCAGCATAGCTGAATATATGAACTCTTCCTTCTCAATGTTCAGCGGAGAATCAAGAGATGTTAAGCTCCGTTTTGACAACAAGCTTATCAATACAGTCATCGACCGCTTCGGGAAAGATGTATCTCTTATTCCTGACGGTAACGAGCACTTTACTGTTCATGTGAAAGTAAAAGCAGAAGCACCGTTCTTCGCATGGCTGTTCCAGTTCGGAAGTAAAGCAAAGATCGTTGAACCGGCATCACTAAAAGAAAAGTACAGAATACAGATTGAAGATGTTCTGAATACATTATAA
- a CDS encoding BspA family leucine-rich repeat surface protein, with protein MNSNKNTSRILKFVLSLAIIGTTAMPSAQTMPALFDNTAISVSAATSCCSFDSSTGILTLSGIVSKDEVMKYRNAKSVVCEEGTLFPQDCSGLFMVFKATSISLKGANTTNVKDMHNMFDNCNNLTSLDLSGFNTSEVTNMHNMFHYCSSLTSLDVSGFDTSKVGNMESMFCGCSSLTSLDVSRFDTREVRYMNSMFYDCKSLTSLDLSGFDTSNVTNMTEMFFDCSSLKELKLSESFKTSNVTNMGDMFHCCSSLTSLDVSGFNTEKVTYMHGMFHECSSLTSLDVSRFNTSNVYSMSYMFYKCSKLESLDLSQFDTTHCSAVMYQMFYACNNLKMLKLGEKLKGISNASSLPNGNGWVNVNDSKTIVSGNGEYAAITNNGTNTYKQFTNESLTYPTNIKVKYNEKNHQVRFTWDEVEGADRYSIAVYKSGKWRIQADDITDTVYTSPKNLTPGKTYKVAIAARVNGEWDTENAIKNAVSVTIK; from the coding sequence ATGAATTCAAACAAAAATACGAGCAGAATATTAAAATTTGTACTTTCTCTCGCCATCATCGGAACCACCGCAATGCCTTCTGCACAGACAATGCCCGCATTATTTGACAACACAGCGATTTCCGTTAGTGCGGCAACGTCCTGCTGTTCCTTTGATTCTTCCACCGGAATCCTGACACTGAGCGGTATAGTATCCAAAGATGAGGTTATGAAATACAGAAACGCAAAGTCAGTTGTTTGTGAAGAAGGCACTCTTTTCCCACAAGACTGTAGTGGTTTGTTTATGGTATTTAAAGCTACCAGCATCAGTTTGAAGGGTGCCAACACCACCAATGTTAAAGATATGCACAATATGTTCGATAACTGCAACAACCTGACTTCACTGGATTTAAGCGGATTTAATACGAGTGAGGTCACAAATATGCACAATATGTTCCATTACTGTTCCAGCCTGACTTCGCTGGACGTAAGTGGATTTGATACGAGCAAGGTCGGAAATATGGAATCTATGTTCTGCGGCTGTTCCAGCCTGACTTCACTGGATGTAAGTAGATTTGATACAAGAGAGGTCAGATATATGAACTCTATGTTCTACGACTGTAAAAGCCTGACTTCACTGGATTTAAGCGGATTTGATACAAGTAATGTCACAAATATGACTGAAATGTTCTTCGACTGTTCCAGCCTTAAAGAACTGAAATTAAGTGAATCTTTTAAAACAAGCAATGTCACAAATATGGGTGATATGTTCCATTGCTGTTCCAGCCTGACTTCACTGGATGTAAGTGGATTTAATACAGAAAAGGTCACATATATGCATGGAATGTTCCACGAATGTTCCAGCCTAACTTCACTGGATGTAAGCAGATTTAATACGAGCAATGTTTATTCAATGAGTTATATGTTCTATAAATGTTCCAAACTGGAATCTCTTGATTTAAGCCAATTTGATACAACACATTGTTCGGCTGTTATGTATCAGATGTTCTATGCATGTAATAACCTGAAAATGCTCAAGCTCGGTGAGAAATTAAAAGGAATATCAAATGCGTCTTCTCTTCCGAACGGCAATGGCTGGGTTAATGTCAACGATTCAAAAACGATTGTAAGCGGCAACGGTGAGTATGCTGCTATCACAAACAACGGCACTAATACCTACAAGCAGTTTACGAATGAGTCGCTCACATATCCTACAAACATTAAGGTAAAATACAATGAGAAAAACCACCAGGTAAGATTTACATGGGACGAGGTAGAAGGTGCTGACAGATACAGTATCGCTGTTTATAAGTCAGGAAAGTGGAGAATCCAGGCTGATGACATCACTGACACAGTTTACACCTCACCTAAAAATCTTACTCCTGGCAAGACCTATAAAGTTGCTATTGCAGCAAGAGTTAATGGTGAATGGGATACTGAAAACGCCATCAAAAATGCTGTGTCTGTTACCATCAAGTGA
- the ppdK gene encoding pyruvate, phosphate dikinase: MANKWVYTFKEGNMSMRNLLGGKGANLAEMTEIGLPVPQGFTITTEACTQYYEDGRKINDEIMAQAMEGVAWMEKENGKKFGDLKNPLLVSVRSGARASMPGMMDTILNLGLNDDVVAAMIAGNPDPAFERFVYDSYRRFIQMFSDVVMEVGKKYFEQLIDKMKEEKGVQFDVDLTAADLKKLAEQFKAEYKKQLGKDFPSDPVEQLKLAIEAVFRSWDNPRANVYRRDNDIPYSWGTAVNVMPMVFGNLNNQSGTGVAFTRDPGTGENKLMGEFLINAQGEDVVAGVRTPMPIAQMEKEFPEAYSEFIKVCETLENHYHDMQDMEFTVENKKLYMLQCRNGKRTAQAALQIAVDLVKEGHKTEQEAVAMIDPRNLDTLLHPQFDVKALKAATPLGKGLGASPGAACGKVVFTADDAEAWDAKGEKVILVRLETSPEDITGMKVAQGILTVRGGMTSHAAVVARGMGTCCVSGCGDIKMDEENKKFELGGKTFKEGDYISIDGSTGNIYEGVIPTVDAKIDGNFGTVMAWADKYRKLKVRTNADTPADAKKARELGAEGIGLCRTEHMFFEPSRIAAFREMICSDTVEEREAALAKIEPMQQADFEALYEALEGCPVCIRFLDPPLHEFVPTEEADIAALAKAQNKSVEAIKNIISGLHEFNPMMGHRGCRLAVTYPEIAKMQTKAVIKAAINVKKAHPDWAVKPEIMIPLVGDVKELQFVKKVVVETADAEIAAAKSDLQYEVGTMIEIPRAALTADEIAKNADFFCFGTNDLTQMTYGFSRDDAGKFLDAYYDKKIFENDPFAKLDQTGVGKLMKMAIELGRPANKNLHIGICGEHGGDPTSVEFCHKIGLDYVSCSPFRVPIARLAAAQAAIAESK; this comes from the coding sequence ATGGCAAACAAATGGGTTTATACCTTTAAAGAAGGTAACATGTCAATGCGTAACCTTCTCGGTGGTAAGGGTGCTAACCTCGCTGAGATGACAGAAATCGGTCTTCCAGTACCACAGGGCTTCACAATCACAACAGAAGCCTGCACACAGTACTATGAAGACGGACGCAAGATCAACGACGAGATCATGGCTCAGGCTATGGAAGGCGTTGCATGGATGGAAAAAGAGAACGGCAAGAAGTTCGGCGATCTCAAGAATCCACTCCTCGTTTCAGTTCGTTCAGGTGCAAGAGCATCAATGCCTGGTATGATGGATACAATCCTCAACCTCGGTCTTAACGATGACGTTGTAGCTGCAATGATCGCAGGCAACCCGGACCCTGCTTTTGAACGTTTCGTATACGACTCATACAGACGTTTCATCCAGATGTTCTCAGACGTAGTTATGGAAGTTGGTAAGAAGTACTTCGAACAGCTCATCGACAAGATGAAGGAAGAAAAGGGCGTTCAGTTCGACGTTGATCTTACAGCTGCTGACCTCAAGAAGCTCGCTGAACAGTTCAAGGCTGAATACAAGAAGCAGCTCGGCAAGGACTTCCCTTCAGATCCTGTAGAACAGCTCAAGCTCGCTATCGAAGCAGTATTCCGTTCATGGGACAACCCAAGAGCTAACGTATACAGAAGAGACAACGATATCCCTTACTCATGGGGTACAGCCGTTAACGTAATGCCAATGGTATTCGGTAACCTCAACAACCAGTCAGGTACAGGTGTTGCATTCACACGTGACCCTGGTACAGGTGAAAACAAGCTCATGGGCGAATTCCTTATCAACGCTCAGGGTGAAGACGTTGTTGCCGGCGTACGTACACCAATGCCTATCGCTCAGATGGAAAAAGAATTCCCTGAAGCATACTCAGAATTCATCAAGGTTTGCGAAACACTCGAAAACCACTACCATGACATGCAGGACATGGAATTCACAGTAGAAAACAAGAAGCTTTACATGCTCCAGTGCCGTAACGGTAAGAGAACAGCTCAGGCTGCTCTTCAGATCGCTGTTGATCTCGTTAAGGAAGGTCACAAGACAGAGCAGGAAGCTGTTGCAATGATCGATCCAAGAAACCTCGATACACTTCTCCACCCACAGTTCGACGTTAAGGCTCTCAAGGCTGCTACACCACTCGGCAAGGGTCTCGGCGCTTCACCAGGTGCTGCTTGCGGTAAGGTTGTATTCACAGCTGACGACGCTGAAGCATGGGATGCTAAGGGTGAAAAGGTTATCCTCGTTCGTCTCGAAACATCACCTGAAGATATCACAGGTATGAAGGTTGCTCAGGGTATCCTCACAGTTCGCGGCGGTATGACATCACACGCTGCCGTTGTTGCACGTGGTATGGGTACATGCTGCGTATCAGGCTGCGGCGACATCAAGATGGATGAAGAAAACAAGAAGTTTGAACTCGGCGGCAAGACATTCAAGGAAGGCGACTACATCTCAATCGACGGTTCAACAGGTAACATCTACGAAGGCGTTATCCCGACAGTTGATGCTAAGATCGACGGTAACTTCGGTACAGTTATGGCATGGGCTGACAAGTACAGAAAGCTCAAGGTAAGAACAAACGCTGATACACCTGCTGACGCTAAGAAGGCAAGAGAACTCGGCGCTGAAGGTATCGGTCTCTGCCGTACAGAACACATGTTCTTCGAACCATCAAGAATCGCAGCATTCAGAGAAATGATCTGCTCAGATACAGTTGAAGAAAGAGAAGCTGCTCTCGCTAAGATTGAACCAATGCAGCAGGCTGACTTCGAAGCTCTCTACGAAGCACTTGAAGGCTGCCCGGTTTGCATCCGTTTCCTCGATCCTCCGCTCCACGAATTCGTTCCAACTGAAGAAGCTGACATCGCTGCTCTTGCAAAGGCTCAGAACAAGTCTGTTGAAGCTATCAAGAACATCATTTCAGGTCTCCACGAATTCAACCCAATGATGGGTCACAGAGGCTGCCGTCTTGCAGTTACATATCCTGAAATCGCTAAGATGCAGACAAAGGCTGTTATCAAGGCTGCTATCAACGTTAAGAAGGCTCACCCAGACTGGGCAGTTAAGCCTGAAATCATGATCCCACTCGTTGGCGACGTTAAGGAACTTCAGTTCGTTAAGAAGGTAGTAGTTGAAACAGCTGACGCTGAAATCGCTGCTGCTAAGTCAGACCTCCAGTACGAAGTTGGTACAATGATCGAAATCCCAAGAGCTGCTCTTACAGCTGACGAAATCGCTAAGAACGCTGACTTCTTCTGCTTCGGTACAAACGACCTCACACAGATGACATACGGCTTCTCAAGAGACGACGCTGGTAAGTTCCTCGATGCTTACTACGACAAGAAGATCTTCGAAAACGATCCATTTGCTAAGCTCGACCAGACAGGTGTTGGTAAGCTCATGAAGATGGCTATCGAACTCGGCAGACCTGCAAACAAAAACCTCCACATCGGTATCTGCGGCGAACACGGCGGTGACCCAACATCAGTTGAATTCTGCCACAAGATTGGCCTCGACTATGTATCTTGCTCACCATTCAGAGTACCTATAGCTCGTTTGGCCGCTGCGCAGGCTGCAATTGCCGAATCTAAGTAA
- a CDS encoding DUF6508 domain-containing protein — protein sequence MDSAKKIEILKDLLNENSDRESIYYTALEEMGDLKKDYYDYMTTEPISLDKELLRIPDADYELCAALLTAILREDCKCCGTLIRRINNGQVSMLLNKMIELLIKM from the coding sequence ATGGACAGTGCAAAGAAAATAGAAATACTCAAAGATCTTCTTAATGAGAATTCTGATCGTGAAAGTATTTATTATACTGCCCTTGAAGAAATGGGAGATCTTAAAAAAGATTATTATGATTACATGACTACAGAACCGATTAGTCTTGATAAGGAACTACTCAGAATACCTGATGCAGATTATGAATTATGTGCTGCACTGCTCACGGCAATACTCAGAGAAGACTGTAAGTGCTGCGGTACATTGATCAGAAGAATTAATAACGGTCAGGTTTCCATGCTCCTGAACAAGATGATCGAACTGCTGATAAAGATGTAA
- the glmU gene encoding bifunctional UDP-N-acetylglucosamine diphosphorylase/glucosamine-1-phosphate N-acetyltransferase GlmU, with product MDNAVILAGGQGKRMKADMPKPLFKVLGEPMLEWVIGACEGAGISDLCIVKGYRAEMIDEYLDGRYETVLQAERLGTGHAVMQAVPFLKKNTDGNTLILCGDAPFIDSETIKKSLEQHKANGNAVTVITSELDEPKGYGRIIRTADGISSIVEEKDATPEQKKIKEINSGAYWFRTADLIESLGHLTTDNSQGEYYLTDTIYVLLEQGKRADAFRSENPNVVLGANDRKGLLMLNKTAREDIISRHLENGVEFTCTDGITIGRDVVIGAGTQILSGTVLSGKTVIGSDCVIGPDCIIENSSVGNGTKLNYVQCYDSKIENNVKIGPFVQVRPGSHILDGAKIGDFVEIKNSTIGECTAVAHLTYVGDSDVGGCVNFGCGVVTVNYDGEKKSRCTIEDNAFIGCNTNLVAPVKIGKGAYTAAGSTVTKDVPADALVIERGEARIIEGYAPRKLKNRKKK from the coding sequence ATGGATAATGCAGTAATACTTGCAGGCGGACAGGGAAAAAGAATGAAGGCAGATATGCCGAAGCCGCTTTTTAAGGTTCTCGGTGAACCTATGCTCGAATGGGTAATAGGTGCCTGTGAAGGTGCAGGTATTTCAGATCTCTGCATCGTAAAGGGATACAGAGCAGAGATGATAGATGAATATCTTGACGGAAGGTACGAAACAGTACTTCAGGCTGAAAGACTCGGAACAGGACATGCAGTAATGCAGGCAGTTCCTTTCTTAAAGAAAAATACAGACGGAAACACACTCATCCTCTGCGGTGACGCGCCTTTCATAGACAGTGAAACTATTAAAAAATCACTCGAACAGCACAAGGCAAACGGAAATGCGGTAACGGTGATCACTTCAGAACTCGACGAACCTAAGGGGTACGGAAGAATAATCCGTACAGCAGACGGTATCTCATCCATCGTTGAGGAAAAGGATGCAACTCCTGAACAGAAGAAGATAAAGGAAATAAACTCCGGTGCATACTGGTTCAGAACAGCTGACCTTATCGAGTCACTCGGACATCTTACAACAGACAATTCGCAGGGCGAATACTACCTGACAGATACAATATACGTTCTTCTTGAGCAGGGTAAGAGAGCCGACGCATTCAGATCGGAAAATCCGAACGTTGTTCTCGGTGCAAATGACCGTAAGGGTCTTCTCATGCTCAATAAGACAGCCCGTGAGGACATTATCAGCCGTCATCTTGAAAACGGCGTTGAATTTACATGTACTGACGGTATAACGATCGGACGTGACGTTGTCATCGGTGCAGGCACACAGATCCTTTCAGGAACTGTTCTTTCAGGAAAGACAGTTATCGGTTCAGACTGTGTGATCGGACCTGACTGCATAATCGAAAACAGTTCAGTAGGAAACGGCACAAAGCTCAACTACGTTCAGTGCTACGATTCAAAGATCGAAAACAATGTCAAGATAGGACCTTTCGTTCAGGTAAGACCGGGAAGCCACATCCTTGACGGCGCAAAGATCGGTGACTTCGTTGAAATAAAGAACTCCACGATCGGCGAATGCACAGCAGTTGCACACCTTACATACGTAGGCGACAGTGATGTCGGCGGATGCGTAAACTTCGGCTGCGGTGTCGTAACTGTAAACTACGACGGCGAAAAGAAGAGCAGATGTACGATCGAGGACAATGCGTTCATCGGATGCAACACGAACCTTGTTGCTCCTGTTAAGATAGGAAAGGGCGCATACACAGCTGCCGGCTCAACAGTTACAAAGGATGTTCCTGCTGATGCGCTCGTTATCGAACGCGGCGAGGCAAGGATCATCGAGGGCTACGCACCAAGAAAGCTTAAAAACAGAAAGAAGAAGTGA
- a CDS encoding VOC family protein, whose translation MIKGIHHVSLKCSKGRQYNEVLNFYSEVLGMSYRTWGDEADPDGVLFDTGNGLIEIFTNKDDEAEYGIIRHFALETDDVDSMISKVRSAGYEVFISPKDISVPFNARVAFCFGPLGEQVELIQVKG comes from the coding sequence ATGATAAAAGGAATACATCACGTTTCGCTTAAATGCAGCAAAGGAAGACAGTACAATGAAGTTTTAAATTTTTATTCTGAAGTTCTCGGTATGAGCTATCGTACCTGGGGAGATGAAGCAGATCCGGACGGAGTTTTATTCGATACAGGTAACGGACTTATCGAGATTTTCACTAACAAGGATGATGAAGCTGAATACGGAATTATCCGTCACTTTGCGCTTGAAACTGATGACGTTGATTCAATGATCTCAAAAGTACGTTCCGCCGGATATGAAGTTTTCATATCACCAAAGGACATTTCAGTTCCGTTTAACGCAAGAGTGGCATTCTGCTTTGGTCCTCTTGGCGAGCAGGTGGAACTGATTCAGGTAAAGGGATGA